One part of the Chryseobacterium mulctrae genome encodes these proteins:
- a CDS encoding aldehyde dehydrogenase family protein: MENLIENKLLKADQAFQEWKKVPFEEKQKLIAKAAEIFKNKAEVFGELITDEMNKPISQAISEVEKSALMMNYYADAENILSPEKIESEYKISEIHYVPKGVILGVMPWNFPFWQVLRFATPAILAGNTVVLKHASICFGSGNAIEKVFIEAGFPEGIFQNLEVGHGEVKEILEHKTIKGVSLTGSEKAGAEVAATAGKNIKKSLLELGGSDAFIVLEDSDLDEAAKVGALARLQNCGQTCVAAKRFIIQRDVEFDFLPKFIEEYKKFVPADPKLKETKLAGMARPDLADDLEKQYQKALDHGAEVIIPLERISENEFIPGLIRVEEGNPVLQEELFGPLGMVMIAHNDQEVLEIANNIPFGLSNAVWTKNEDRQQFFIDNLESGTVNINRMTSSDPRFPFGGTKSSGYGTELSLLALKEFVTAKTILGK; the protein is encoded by the coding sequence ATGGAAAATTTAATAGAAAACAAGCTGTTAAAAGCTGACCAGGCTTTTCAGGAATGGAAAAAAGTTCCGTTTGAAGAAAAGCAGAAACTTATTGCAAAAGCTGCTGAAATTTTTAAAAATAAAGCTGAGGTTTTTGGTGAATTAATTACTGACGAGATGAATAAGCCTATTTCTCAAGCCATTTCTGAGGTTGAGAAATCTGCTTTAATGATGAATTATTATGCGGATGCTGAAAATATTTTAAGCCCGGAAAAAATAGAATCTGAATATAAAATTTCAGAAATTCATTATGTTCCGAAAGGAGTAATTTTAGGAGTAATGCCATGGAATTTTCCGTTTTGGCAGGTTTTAAGATTTGCAACACCTGCAATTTTGGCAGGAAATACAGTCGTTTTAAAACATGCATCCATCTGTTTCGGAAGCGGAAATGCTATTGAAAAAGTTTTTATTGAAGCCGGTTTTCCTGAAGGAATTTTCCAAAATCTTGAAGTAGGGCATGGTGAAGTAAAAGAAATTTTAGAACATAAAACGATTAAAGGAGTAAGTCTTACCGGAAGTGAAAAAGCCGGAGCTGAAGTAGCTGCAACAGCCGGAAAAAATATTAAAAAATCTCTTCTGGAATTAGGCGGAAGTGATGCTTTCATTGTTTTGGAGGATTCTGATTTGGATGAAGCTGCAAAAGTGGGAGCTTTGGCCAGACTACAAAACTGCGGACAAACCTGTGTTGCTGCAAAAAGATTTATTATTCAGAGAGACGTAGAATTTGATTTTCTTCCGAAGTTTATTGAAGAATACAAAAAATTTGTTCCTGCTGATCCTAAATTAAAAGAAACAAAATTGGCCGGAATGGCAAGACCGGATTTGGCAGATGATCTTGAAAAGCAATACCAGAAAGCTTTAGATCATGGTGCAGAAGTTATTATTCCTCTTGAAAGAATTTCTGAAAACGAATTTATTCCGGGATTAATAAGAGTAGAAGAGGGAAATCCTGTTTTGCAGGAAGAATTATTCGGTCCTTTAGGAATGGTGATGATTGCTCATAATGATCAAGAAGTGTTAGAAATTGCCAATAATATTCCGTTTGGTTTATCAAACGCAGTCTGGACTAAAAATGAAGATCGCCAACAGTTTTTTATTGATAATTTAGAATCCGGAACGGTAAATATCAACAGAATGACAAGTTCTGATCCCCGTTTTCCATTCGGCGGAACCAAATCTTCAGGATATGGAACTGAGCTTTCTTTATTGGCTTTAAAAGAGTTTGTGACGGCGAAGACAATATTGGGAAAGTAA
- the hutG gene encoding formimidoylglutamase, with protein MIWQGRLDGEELLYHRIFQRVKAESNYDLISTNDFVLHGFAVDEGVRRNKGRQGAKDAPDVIRKNMSNFPVIRPDFSLLDFGNITCEDENLENTQNELAKNVSKVLLKGGKSLVLGGGHEVTFGHYRGVKTAFQEQKIGIINFDAHFDNRQPENGVGASSGTGFWQIAQEGEINSLHIGIQRNSNTLKLFDTAHQFGMKYILADELFFENLPSIYERVNELADSVDFLYMTICMDVFNASIAPGVSASAYNGIFADAAFMHLYRHILRNEKLIALDIAEVNPALDIQDHTGRLAASLANEWFMI; from the coding sequence ATGATTTGGCAAGGAAGATTAGACGGTGAAGAACTACTTTATCACAGAATATTTCAGAGAGTAAAAGCAGAGAGTAATTACGATTTGATTTCAACTAACGATTTCGTTTTGCACGGATTTGCCGTTGACGAAGGCGTTCGCAGAAATAAAGGAAGACAGGGCGCAAAAGACGCTCCTGATGTTATTCGAAAAAATATGTCTAATTTTCCTGTGATTCGTCCTGATTTTTCACTTCTTGATTTTGGAAATATTACCTGTGAGGATGAAAATCTTGAAAATACGCAAAATGAACTGGCGAAAAATGTATCTAAAGTTTTATTAAAAGGAGGGAAATCGTTGGTTCTTGGCGGAGGTCATGAAGTTACTTTTGGTCATTACCGCGGTGTGAAAACCGCTTTTCAGGAGCAGAAAATCGGGATTATTAATTTTGATGCTCATTTTGATAACAGACAACCAGAAAATGGAGTAGGAGCAAGTTCTGGAACCGGTTTTTGGCAAATCGCTCAGGAAGGTGAGATCAATTCTTTACATATCGGAATTCAGAGAAATTCTAATACGTTAAAGCTTTTCGACACAGCTCATCAGTTTGGAATGAAATATATTCTGGCGGATGAATTGTTTTTCGAAAACCTTCCTTCGATCTATGAAAGAGTTAATGAATTGGCAGATTCGGTAGACTTTCTTTACATGACGATTTGTATGGATGTTTTTAATGCTTCCATTGCACCGGGAGTTTCTGCTTCGGCTTACAACGGAATTTTTGCAGATGCTGCATTTATGCATTTGTACAGACATATTCTTAGAAATGAAAAATTAATTGCTTTGGATATTGCAGAAGTAAATCCTGCTCTTGATATTCAGGATCATACCGGAAGATTGGCTGCGAGTCTGGCCAATGAATGGTTTATGATTTAG